One window of Triticum dicoccoides isolate Atlit2015 ecotype Zavitan chromosome 5A, WEW_v2.0, whole genome shotgun sequence genomic DNA carries:
- the LOC119303351 gene encoding uncharacterized protein LOC119303351 gives MAGRSLSSSSWGPSPAAVMALVALLGLGVAAYIVGPPLYWHVAEVLGRSAGACPACACDCDALPLLQLPEDCAKQFKEVKNHASGEETELLIEELKQREEEATEAQQQADVKLLEAKKLASQYQKEADKCSSGMDTCEEAREKSAESLLGQRKLTALWEERARELGWKPGNVKPHRNQ, from the exons ATGGCGGGCCGCTCCTTGTCGTCGTCGTCGTGGGGCCCGAGCCCCGCGGCGGTGATGGCGCTGGTGGCGCTGCTCGGGCTCGGCGTCGCCGCCTACATCGTCGGCCCGCCGCTCTACTGGCACGTCGCCGAGGTGCTCGGCCGCTCGGCGGGGGCCTGCCCCGCGTGCGCCTGCGACTGCGACGCGCTCCCGCTGCTCCAGCTCCCGGAAG ACTGTGCCAAGCAATTCAAAGAGGTCAAGAATCATGCTTCCGGTGAGGAAACAGAGTTACTAATAGAAGAGCTAAAGCAGAGAGAGGAGGAAGCAACAGAAGCTCAGCAACAAGCCGATGTAAAGTTGCTCGAGGCTAAAAAACTAGCTTCGCAGTATCAAAAGGAGGCTGACAAATGCAGTTCAGGTATGGATACATGTGAAGAAGCTAGGGAGAAGTCAGCCGAGTCGCTGCTCGGTCAAAGGAAATTAACTGCTTTGTGGGAGGAAAGAGCTCGGGAACTTGGATGGAAACCAGGCAATGTCAAACCACACCGGAATCAGTAA